In one Neobacillus sp. WH10 genomic region, the following are encoded:
- a CDS encoding VOC family protein, which produces MSDIQTLRGLTTVSFWTDDLAAAKKWYTELLGIEPYFERPGYAEFRLGDYQHELGLIDSRYAPDGSATGPAGAVVYWHVDDITATFKKLLSMGAKEYEAPKERGEGFITASVVDPFGNILGIMYNQHYLEVLGSTRNA; this is translated from the coding sequence ATGAGCGACATACAGACATTGCGAGGACTCACCACAGTCAGTTTTTGGACAGATGATCTAGCAGCGGCAAAGAAATGGTACACTGAGCTATTGGGCATCGAACCATATTTCGAACGTCCTGGATATGCCGAGTTTCGCCTCGGCGACTACCAGCACGAGTTGGGCTTGATTGATAGCCGCTACGCGCCCGATGGTTCAGCGACCGGTCCGGCCGGTGCAGTAGTGTACTGGCACGTGGACGATATAACAGCAACTTTCAAGAAGCTTCTGTCTATGGGAGCGAAAGAGTACGAGGCACCCAAAGAGCGTGGAGAGGGGTTCATCACTGCTTCCGTGGTCGATCCCTTTGGGAACATCTTAGGCATTATGTACAATCAGCACTATTTGGAGGTTCTGGGTTCGACAAGAAATGCGTGA
- a CDS encoding DUF6022 family protein: MSGRKNKLRGVFSMNSLKEVLSQNKGITIHTLANYMKQYTRNNWKSVLQEYQSEFQDAFDKSGEFAYGIFGRKLFGPLIEEIEREGFVLESDHLASSVEYWGPPEERERCMWHICKQADGTPIGSLVTRVFHDHTQFRIPRSPDIIALEKTEKSEIVEALSHASTRITKYNEFTGTFLTEKIDNDEQKEQCWEYSVEVGLGDYLEIDNPEMSEGMLDHALSLWGHNNWELTSVVPYQGRLVAFFKRPVFGRE; this comes from the coding sequence ATGAGTGGGAGAAAAAATAAATTGAGAGGTGTTTTTTCAATGAATTCACTGAAAGAAGTTCTTTCGCAAAATAAAGGGATTACTATTCATACGCTTGCAAATTACATGAAGCAATATACTCGGAATAATTGGAAATCCGTATTGCAAGAATATCAATCGGAGTTTCAGGATGCATTTGATAAGTCAGGAGAATTTGCCTATGGAATCTTCGGACGTAAGTTGTTCGGGCCTTTGATCGAAGAAATTGAGCGTGAAGGGTTTGTCTTGGAGTCTGATCATTTAGCTTCTTCCGTGGAGTATTGGGGGCCGCCGGAAGAACGGGAACGGTGCATGTGGCATATTTGCAAACAAGCCGATGGCACTCCAATAGGGAGCTTGGTCACCCGTGTCTTTCACGATCATACGCAGTTTCGTATACCCCGTTCACCCGATATCATAGCACTTGAGAAAACGGAAAAAAGCGAGATCGTCGAGGCGCTTTCCCATGCTTCCACCCGTATCACCAAATATAACGAATTCACTGGTACATTTTTAACAGAAAAAATCGACAATGACGAACAAAAGGAGCAATGTTGGGAATACAGTGTTGAGGTCGGATTGGGAGATTATCTTGAAATCGATAACCCCGAAATGAGCGAGGGGATGCTTGACCATGCTCTTTCTCTTTGGGGACATAATAACTGGGAACTAACGTCAGTTGTTCCTTATCAGGGACGTCTAGTTGCGTTCTTTAAACGTCCTGTTTTCGGAAGAGAGTAG
- a CDS encoding P1 family peptidase, producing the protein MYDQITDVPGVKVGNKENQQALTGCTAILFEGGAVAGVDVRGSAPGTRETDLLNPINLVEKVHAICLSGGSAFGLDAASGIMKFLEEQEIGLDVGVAKVPIVPAAVLFDLPIGDPKVRPDIQMGYEAANAATAEKFSTGNFGAGCGATAGKLAGLGFCMKGGLGSASLTLENGVVIGAIVAVNPVGDVREPSTGEILAGPFKNGIILDSIKLLEQNYQATIPAGSNTTIGVIAVNADLTKAEATKVAQMAQDGYARTIFPAHTMFDGDTIFAVATGGERIPVDVIGGLAAKVMERAIINAVKSADSAGGIIAHKDLPKNQ; encoded by the coding sequence ATGTATGATCAAATCACGGATGTACCAGGTGTAAAAGTAGGAAATAAAGAAAATCAACAGGCACTGACCGGCTGTACAGCCATCCTATTTGAAGGTGGTGCGGTAGCGGGGGTGGACGTAAGAGGCTCTGCTCCCGGAACCCGGGAAACGGATCTTTTGAATCCAATAAATCTAGTCGAAAAAGTACATGCCATCTGTTTAAGCGGCGGCAGTGCATTTGGCCTAGATGCAGCCTCAGGTATAATGAAATTTTTAGAGGAGCAGGAAATCGGCTTAGATGTGGGTGTCGCTAAGGTTCCCATAGTTCCAGCGGCGGTGTTGTTTGATCTTCCGATTGGCGATCCAAAGGTTCGACCAGATATACAAATGGGTTATGAAGCAGCAAATGCGGCAACAGCTGAGAAGTTTAGCACTGGAAATTTTGGGGCAGGCTGTGGAGCTACTGCTGGTAAATTAGCCGGTCTCGGTTTCTGTATGAAGGGCGGTCTCGGAAGTGCATCGCTCACCTTAGAAAATGGTGTTGTGATTGGTGCGATTGTTGCTGTCAATCCAGTCGGGGATGTCCGCGAGCCTTCCACTGGGGAAATTTTAGCAGGGCCTTTTAAGAATGGGATTATTCTTGATAGTATCAAGCTTCTCGAACAAAACTACCAAGCCACTATTCCTGCAGGTTCTAATACTACCATTGGCGTGATTGCGGTGAATGCCGACTTAACGAAGGCGGAGGCAACGAAGGTCGCACAAATGGCTCAGGACGGGTATGCAAGAACGATTTTTCCAGCTCATACCATGTTTGATGGTGACACCATCTTTGCCGTTGCCACCGGAGGGGAAAGGATCCCTGTAGATGTCATTGGCGGGCTGGCAGCAAAGGTCATGGAGAGGGCGATCATCAATGCGGTTAAATCCGCTGATAGTGCTGGAGGAATTATCGCCCATAAAGATTTACCAAAAAATCAATAA
- a CDS encoding M20 family metallopeptidase, with the protein MAVYNDVDDQEVVNLTQALVRIPSVYRPLDPKANESRTAQYVYDYLKGLGLEVYIEEVVKGRPNVIGILDSGRPGKTILFEGHTDVVTEGDRDAWSYDPFGAVIEGGRMFGRGTNDTKGNLSAAIAAVHAIKRSNVKWNGKIILCVPCDEEGMMIGIKHFIKRGWAQGVDGAIICEPEENQICITQKGAIRAVIRTYGKMAHGAMPLAGINPNTRMAQIICELMALEDKEKQRVGQHQYLGLPSITPTIILGPEKGEPQINVIPDQCYSTLDIRTVPGQNHDQLRVDMENIFTRLGSLDPDFKASLEVIESRPWTETSLDDPIVRASVESFRSVARKEPIYNGVPGATDGTFLHLAGIPIVTTGAGDRHIPHQINEYIDLAELIEASRIYAQTAMLFLNE; encoded by the coding sequence TTGGCTGTATATAATGATGTGGATGATCAGGAAGTTGTAAATTTAACTCAAGCACTCGTTCGGATTCCTAGTGTGTACCGCCCGCTAGACCCGAAGGCAAATGAAAGCAGAACGGCACAATATGTATATGATTATCTAAAGGGCTTAGGGCTCGAGGTATACATCGAAGAAGTCGTCAAGGGGCGGCCGAATGTAATTGGTATTCTTGATTCGGGCAGACCTGGGAAAACGATTCTTTTTGAGGGGCATACCGATGTTGTGACAGAGGGGGACAGGGATGCCTGGAGCTATGATCCTTTTGGGGCCGTTATTGAGGGCGGCAGAATGTTTGGCAGAGGAACGAACGACACAAAAGGAAATCTATCAGCTGCGATTGCGGCGGTCCATGCGATTAAAAGAAGTAATGTGAAATGGAATGGAAAAATTATTTTGTGTGTCCCTTGCGATGAGGAAGGCATGATGATCGGGATAAAACATTTCATAAAACGTGGCTGGGCACAAGGAGTGGACGGGGCCATCATCTGCGAACCGGAGGAAAATCAAATTTGTATCACGCAAAAAGGGGCAATAAGAGCGGTAATTCGTACCTACGGAAAAATGGCTCATGGTGCCATGCCGCTTGCTGGAATCAATCCAAATACAAGAATGGCGCAGATTATTTGTGAACTAATGGCACTCGAGGATAAAGAAAAACAACGAGTCGGCCAACACCAATATTTAGGTTTGCCTAGCATTACGCCAACGATTATTTTAGGACCCGAAAAAGGTGAGCCGCAAATTAATGTCATTCCGGACCAATGTTATAGTACCCTTGATATTCGTACAGTTCCTGGACAAAACCACGACCAGCTTCGGGTTGATATGGAGAATATTTTTACGCGGTTAGGTTCCTTGGATCCAGATTTTAAGGCTTCCCTAGAAGTGATTGAAAGCCGCCCGTGGACAGAAACGAGTTTGGACGATCCAATTGTCAGGGCTAGTGTGGAATCATTCCGTTCAGTTGCCAGAAAGGAACCAATATATAATGGCGTACCTGGTGCCACAGACGGCACATTCCTTCACCTGGCTGGGATTCCAATTGTCACGACAGGAGCGGGGGACCGTCATATACCTCATCAAATCAATGAATATATTGATCTAGCAGAATTAATCGAAGCATCAAGGATTTATGCACAAACTGCGATGCTGTTTTTGAATGAGTAA
- a CDS encoding energy-coupling factor transporter ATPase: MEPIIRLENVEFSYKINEKTKVSVLKNISFSIFPGEYVAIIGHNGSGKSTLSKHLNGILTPDNGDVWVHGHNTKDVKKKRDIRRSVGTVFQHPDNQIVATIVEEDVAFGLENIGVPREEMKKRVDEALNVVKMSQFRHRPPHHLSGGQKQRVAIAGVLAMQPDCIVFDEATSMLDSFGRKEVLQVMRKMNNLGMTIITVTHHMSEAAEADRIIVIEGGQIVMDDSPREIFKYKQELENLQLEVPSVSQMAEVIHSQFSDFSKDVIQEEEFIDEVKKFSKEEVG; the protein is encoded by the coding sequence ATGGAACCCATTATTCGCTTAGAAAATGTAGAGTTTTCCTACAAAATAAATGAAAAAACAAAAGTATCCGTTCTTAAGAATATCTCCTTTTCAATCTTTCCTGGAGAATATGTGGCCATAATTGGTCACAATGGTTCAGGAAAATCTACCTTATCTAAACACCTTAACGGGATTTTAACCCCGGACAACGGGGATGTCTGGGTTCACGGGCATAACACAAAGGACGTGAAAAAGAAACGGGATATTCGTCGATCGGTTGGCACAGTCTTTCAACATCCAGATAACCAAATTGTTGCGACGATCGTGGAGGAAGATGTAGCATTTGGACTTGAGAATATTGGTGTCCCAAGAGAAGAAATGAAGAAAAGAGTGGATGAAGCTTTAAACGTTGTCAAAATGTCTCAGTTTCGTCATAGACCTCCACATCATCTATCTGGGGGGCAGAAACAGAGAGTCGCGATTGCTGGTGTGCTGGCAATGCAGCCGGATTGCATTGTTTTTGATGAAGCTACAAGTATGCTAGACAGTTTTGGGCGAAAAGAAGTTCTTCAGGTTATGAGAAAAATGAACAATTTAGGGATGACGATTATTACGGTTACCCACCACATGTCAGAAGCAGCGGAAGCTGACAGGATTATCGTCATCGAGGGTGGCCAAATTGTCATGGACGATTCGCCGCGTGAAATTTTTAAATATAAACAGGAATTAGAGAATCTTCAATTAGAAGTACCTTCTGTGAGCCAAATGGCCGAAGTAATTCATAGCCAGTTTAGCGATTTTTCAAAGGACGTAATCCAAGAAGAAGAGTTTATTGATGAAGTGAAAAAATTCTCCAAAGAGGAGGTGGGATAA
- a CDS encoding DUF3231 family protein — protein MGILSGNPQDEPLHYGEVFGLWSALSVAKAALDGYQVYTNHTGDQELKAFLKQVIESSIKPSIKNIEVVLLQNDIAVPPTPAERPEADLEQIPVGARFQDAQIAYMVAADIAAGVVACGQGASQSIREDVGLLFGQMGAKKAIDGAALLQIMKDKGWLVPPPLHHETKQQ, from the coding sequence ATGGGAATTTTAAGTGGAAATCCTCAAGATGAACCTTTGCATTATGGAGAAGTATTTGGTTTATGGAGCGCTTTATCAGTCGCGAAAGCTGCACTAGATGGATATCAAGTCTATACAAACCATACAGGTGATCAAGAATTAAAAGCGTTTTTAAAACAAGTAATTGAATCATCCATCAAACCTTCTATCAAAAATATAGAAGTAGTATTACTACAAAACGATATCGCAGTTCCACCTACACCAGCAGAACGACCTGAAGCTGATCTCGAACAGATTCCTGTTGGAGCAAGATTTCAAGATGCTCAAATAGCTTATATGGTAGCTGCCGATATTGCAGCTGGGGTTGTAGCATGCGGACAAGGTGCCAGTCAATCAATTCGTGAAGATGTTGGATTATTATTTGGTCAAATGGGTGCAAAAAAAGCAATAGATGGAGCAGCATTATTGCAAATCATGAAAGATAAAGGTTGGCTAGTTCCACCACCACTACATCATGAAACAAAACAACAATAA
- a CDS encoding tartrate dehydrogenase, which produces MQHFSIALIPGDGIGPEVMNEAIKVLKKAEEIHGGLTFSCESFDWGCDYYLQNGRMMPETGLDLLKDFDVILFGAVGAKSVPDHISVWELILPIRRKFQQYVNLRPIKLLQGIESPLRYKNHKDLDFVVIRENTEGEYSNMGGRVHEGTPYELAVQNNIFTRYGSERILNYAFSLAEKRAKKNLIVATKSNAINFTMPFWDEMVKEIGNSYPDVQTQLYHIDALAAYFISKPETFDVVVGSNLFGDILTDLGAAIVGGLGLAPSGNINPERIYPSMFEPIHGSAPDIAGKGIANPIASIWSVSLMMNHLGLDNVGKLILDSIEGVLVDGKIRTPDMGGTSTTTEMGDAIVSKMVQLSLSPKM; this is translated from the coding sequence TTGCAACACTTTTCAATTGCTTTAATTCCGGGGGATGGAATTGGCCCAGAAGTGATGAATGAGGCGATAAAGGTATTAAAAAAAGCGGAAGAGATACATGGCGGTTTAACTTTTTCCTGTGAATCTTTTGATTGGGGTTGTGATTATTATCTTCAAAATGGAAGAATGATGCCCGAGACTGGGTTAGATCTATTAAAAGATTTTGACGTAATTCTATTTGGTGCCGTTGGTGCAAAATCTGTACCTGATCACATATCGGTTTGGGAGCTAATCCTGCCCATTCGCCGGAAATTTCAACAGTATGTGAATTTGCGGCCAATTAAACTCCTACAAGGAATAGAAAGTCCCTTGAGGTATAAAAACCATAAGGACCTTGACTTTGTTGTCATTAGGGAAAATACCGAAGGGGAGTATTCTAATATGGGCGGTCGCGTTCATGAAGGAACCCCCTATGAACTAGCTGTTCAAAATAATATTTTTACAAGATACGGTTCTGAAAGAATTTTAAACTATGCTTTTTCATTGGCAGAAAAAAGGGCGAAGAAAAACCTTATAGTGGCAACAAAATCAAATGCTATTAACTTTACCATGCCTTTTTGGGATGAAATGGTTAAAGAAATAGGCAATAGTTATCCTGATGTACAAACACAACTCTACCATATAGATGCTCTTGCTGCTTATTTTATTTCCAAACCAGAGACATTTGATGTCGTTGTGGGAAGTAATTTGTTTGGTGATATTCTAACAGATTTAGGTGCAGCTATAGTTGGTGGATTAGGGTTGGCTCCATCTGGAAACATCAATCCTGAGCGCATCTATCCCTCTATGTTTGAACCGATCCATGGTTCTGCTCCCGACATTGCGGGAAAAGGGATTGCCAATCCAATCGCCTCAATTTGGAGCGTCAGTCTCATGATGAACCATCTTGGGCTCGATAATGTTGGGAAATTAATCCTGGATTCCATTGAAGGGGTATTGGTGGATGGAAAAATAAGAACACCGGATATGGGAGGCACTTCCACGACCACTGAAATGGGAGACGCAATCGTTTCAAAAATGGTTCAGCTAAGTCTTAGCCCGAAAATGTAA
- a CDS encoding DUF2716 domain-containing protein gives MSNWIELTQSEEKTVWKKVFNEFQFKPSIFKFPSFIVPSPFITYDISPYGNWSGNIYEYEEIYKDLEDKSLFAFQEITNDNEYFYALDWQHHCYWVNPFLEFPRDEFNEWIIPIFPDGDYYFFLQKDFNWGFLGHPWEKTITVFGKELIQAFKKNKPRMFNTILRIG, from the coding sequence ATTTCTAATTGGATTGAACTTACACAATCTGAAGAAAAAACCGTATGGAAAAAGGTATTTAACGAATTTCAATTCAAACCAAGCATTTTTAAGTTTCCGTCATTTATTGTACCAAGCCCATTCATCACATATGATATTTCACCTTATGGAAATTGGTCAGGAAATATATATGAATATGAAGAGATTTATAAAGACCTTGAGGACAAGTCATTGTTTGCTTTTCAGGAAATAACGAATGATAATGAATATTTTTATGCTTTAGATTGGCAACATCATTGTTATTGGGTCAATCCCTTTTTAGAGTTTCCTAGAGACGAATTTAATGAGTGGATAATACCTATTTTCCCTGATGGGGATTATTACTTCTTTCTACAAAAGGATTTCAATTGGGGATTTTTAGGTCATCCCTGGGAAAAAACCATTACTGTATTCGGTAAGGAACTAATCCAAGCATTTAAAAAAAACAAACCTAGAATGTTTAATACTATTTTACGGATTGGTTAA
- a CDS encoding energy-coupling factor transporter transmembrane component T: MSSEFEISRNITIGQYVPTDSFIHRVDPRIKLLSFVILVIAIAFNTSYIGNAIGLVLSLYLFWASKIPISYGLSGVKPAIPFIVILAILQLLFQGQLFSDGRVYVDYGFILITSESIRLVVVSAVRFIEIIFLSSVLTLSTSTTELTHSIQSLLSPLKKIHFPVHEISLITTIAIRFVPTFAIEMEKMMKAQASRGADFGTGGWWRIIQRTKEMFPIIIPLFNIALSRAEDLILAMESRCYTPGGDRSSFSVYQALAKDYLVLLLGLLFALLLLFYPFPF; this comes from the coding sequence ATGTCCAGCGAATTTGAAATATCCCGTAATATTACAATTGGGCAGTACGTTCCTACGGACTCGTTTATTCATCGTGTAGATCCGAGAATAAAGCTTCTGTCTTTTGTCATTCTCGTTATTGCGATTGCTTTTAATACGAGTTATATCGGAAATGCCATCGGTCTAGTCTTATCTCTTTATTTATTCTGGGCATCCAAAATCCCAATCAGCTATGGGTTATCAGGTGTGAAGCCAGCTATTCCATTTATTGTCATCTTAGCAATCTTGCAGCTGCTTTTTCAAGGCCAGCTCTTTTCAGATGGTAGAGTATATGTTGATTATGGCTTTATTTTAATCACTAGTGAAAGTATTCGATTGGTTGTTGTTTCAGCTGTTCGATTTATTGAAATTATCTTCTTAAGCAGTGTTCTCACCTTATCTACTTCCACCACAGAACTAACACATTCCATACAAAGCTTACTGAGTCCGTTAAAGAAAATTCATTTTCCGGTCCACGAAATCTCGCTGATTACAACCATTGCGATTCGATTCGTTCCAACCTTCGCCATCGAGATGGAAAAGATGATGAAAGCACAAGCTTCAAGGGGAGCCGATTTTGGTACAGGCGGCTGGTGGAGAATTATTCAAAGAACGAAAGAAATGTTTCCTATTATTATTCCGTTATTTAATATCGCATTGTCTAGGGCTGAGGATCTAATTCTTGCAATGGAATCTCGCTGCTATACACCAGGTGGCGACAGGAGTTCCTTTTCCGTGTATCAAGCATTAGCAAAGGATTATCTTGTTTTATTGCTGGGACTTTTATTCGCTTTACTACTGCTTTTTTATCCGTTTCCTTTTTAA
- a CDS encoding ECF transporter S component, with translation MKKGLTVRDIVIAGVLGAIAILLGVTRLGYIPVPTAAGNATIMHIPAIIGGIMQGPVVGLIVGAIFGISSFLNATVPLFKDPLVAILPRLFIGVVAWLIYAGLRRKSEYFAVGAAAFIGTLANTVLVLTMAVIRHYLTPGVAWTVGITNGIPEAIVGTVVTLAVVLAWKQIGKSQKSKISKDV, from the coding sequence ATGAAAAAGGGATTAACAGTTCGTGATATTGTTATTGCTGGTGTGCTGGGGGCGATCGCGATTCTTTTAGGGGTAACACGGTTGGGCTATATTCCTGTTCCAACAGCAGCAGGGAATGCCACCATCATGCACATTCCCGCAATTATTGGAGGAATTATGCAGGGACCGGTCGTCGGCCTAATTGTTGGTGCCATATTTGGGATATCTTCCTTCCTAAACGCAACAGTCCCCCTTTTTAAAGATCCATTAGTCGCCATTTTACCACGCTTATTCATCGGTGTAGTGGCATGGCTTATATATGCTGGACTCCGACGCAAAAGTGAATACTTTGCAGTTGGAGCTGCCGCATTTATCGGGACATTAGCAAATACGGTACTTGTGTTAACAATGGCTGTCATCCGCCATTATTTAACTCCAGGAGTAGCCTGGACAGTAGGAATAACAAACGGAATCCCTGAAGCAATTGTTGGTACGGTTGTTACGTTAGCGGTTGTTTTAGCTTGGAAACAGATTGGCAAGAGTCAAAAATCAAAGATTTCAAAGGATGTTTAA
- a CDS encoding NUDIX domain-containing protein, with product MFIVNVEGAIRKNDKWLIIERSLNEEHAGGMLSLVGGKVDIEGNSSDILERTVKREILEEVGVIVKDRLDYVHSTSFVTDTGENVVDIVFLCKHYSGEAFPKSPDEVAKVLWLTTEEVLSHPKAPIYLKESIKRAESFNPIHPSF from the coding sequence ATGTTTATTGTAAATGTTGAAGGTGCTATAAGGAAAAATGATAAGTGGCTAATAATTGAAAGAAGCTTAAATGAAGAACACGCTGGTGGTATGCTTTCTCTTGTTGGAGGTAAGGTAGATATTGAAGGGAACTCCTCAGATATATTAGAAAGAACAGTAAAACGTGAAATTTTAGAAGAAGTTGGTGTGATAGTTAAAGACAGGTTAGATTATGTCCACAGTACATCTTTTGTAACAGATACGGGTGAAAATGTAGTAGATATTGTTTTTCTTTGCAAACATTATTCTGGTGAGGCATTTCCTAAAAGTCCTGATGAAGTAGCAAAAGTACTATGGTTAACTACTGAAGAGGTATTAAGCCACCCAAAAGCACCTATTTATTTAAAAGAAAGTATTAAACGAGCTGAATCGTTTAATCCAATTCATCCGTCATTTTAA
- a CDS encoding MarR family transcriptional regulator, whose protein sequence is MLKKNLSREQLLELFNEELRNFSTETIMFHQNVAERLGLNSTDHKCLDIILRNYPMTAGKLAEMTGFTTGTVTGVIDRLEKASYVYRDKDPNDRRRVIINVHLQKVEKEILPLFASFSQSMRELFEKYNDQEIKFLFEFVARSRAILHEESKKVR, encoded by the coding sequence ATGTTAAAAAAAAATTTATCCAGGGAACAATTATTAGAATTATTTAATGAGGAATTGAGGAACTTCAGCACGGAAACCATCATGTTCCATCAAAACGTGGCTGAAAGACTGGGCTTGAATTCGACAGATCACAAATGTCTGGATATTATATTGCGGAACTATCCGATGACTGCTGGCAAGCTGGCCGAAATGACTGGATTTACGACAGGAACTGTTACTGGCGTGATTGACAGGCTTGAAAAAGCTAGTTATGTGTATAGGGATAAAGATCCGAATGACCGCAGGAGGGTCATCATTAATGTACATCTTCAAAAAGTGGAGAAAGAGATTCTCCCTCTCTTTGCTTCTTTTAGCCAATCTATGAGAGAACTATTCGAAAAATATAATGATCAGGAGATTAAATTTCTGTTTGAATTTGTAGCCCGCAGTCGAGCTATACTTCACGAAGAGTCAAAGAAAGTAAGATAA
- a CDS encoding energy-coupling factor transporter ATPase — protein MPKRSIIEIEDLSHTYMRGTPMEHVALKGTNLYVEEGECIAIIGHTGSGKSTLIQHFNGLMRPESGKVMIEGEDLSKKKVDLRTLRQKVGIVFQNPEDQIFEKIIGDDIAYGPFKLGLPLKEVRERVKWAMSVVGLDFEEMKDRQTFALSGGQKRKVALAGILALKPKILVLDEPTAGLDPRSRKELLDKIKRLNKEEKLTVVFVSHNMEEVAMLADRVYVMADGTDVLTGTPKEIFTDKEKLQRYQIGTPETVKVLYRLSDLGYQVKTDAFSIIEAADEVMKVLTGTKEGSQHVQRI, from the coding sequence ATGCCGAAGAGGTCGATCATCGAAATAGAAGACCTCTCACATACGTATATGAGAGGTACCCCAATGGAGCATGTTGCCTTAAAAGGAACCAACCTTTATGTAGAAGAAGGAGAATGTATTGCCATTATCGGCCATACGGGGTCGGGAAAGTCAACTTTAATCCAGCACTTCAATGGACTGATGCGTCCGGAATCCGGGAAGGTAATGATTGAAGGAGAAGACTTATCAAAGAAAAAGGTAGATTTAAGAACACTGAGGCAGAAGGTGGGAATTGTTTTTCAAAACCCGGAGGATCAAATTTTTGAAAAAATCATTGGCGATGATATTGCCTATGGACCATTCAAATTAGGTCTTCCACTAAAGGAGGTGAGAGAGCGCGTTAAATGGGCGATGTCGGTTGTTGGTTTAGATTTTGAAGAAATGAAGGACAGACAGACCTTTGCATTAAGCGGTGGACAAAAACGGAAGGTGGCCTTAGCGGGGATCCTTGCATTAAAACCAAAGATTTTAGTACTTGATGAACCGACAGCGGGTTTGGACCCAAGGTCAAGGAAGGAATTGCTTGATAAAATTAAACGGTTAAACAAGGAAGAAAAATTAACCGTCGTTTTTGTGTCACACAATATGGAAGAGGTCGCCATGCTAGCTGACCGTGTCTATGTAATGGCAGATGGTACCGACGTGTTAACAGGCACCCCGAAAGAAATTTTTACGGATAAAGAAAAACTGCAGCGTTATCAAATAGGGACCCCTGAAACGGTAAAAGTTCTTTATCGATTAAGCGATCTTGGATACCAAGTAAAAACGGATGCCTTTTCCATCATTGAAGCAGCTGATGAGGTTATGAAGGTTCTTACCGGTACGAAGGAGGGCTCGCAGCATGTCCAGCGAATTTGA
- a CDS encoding SDR family oxidoreductase, whose product MSLLNGKTAIVTGAGSGMGKAIAQAFANEGANVTFADLNYESAKTAASSAGLNRVQAIKADVTNDTDVANLVNQTLEAYHGLDIVINCAGVPQSFTAIEELTLEQWDLIMNVNTKSIFLTSKYAVPIMKQQKSGSIVNIASIAGIRARPGLNAYCASKGAAIMLTKALALELAPFNIRVNAINPGPADTPMIGKFLVGNEQQKEEGMKKIFQDSVPLGRLIQPDDIAQGALYLASDLAKMVTGEILNIDGGRGI is encoded by the coding sequence ATGAGTCTATTAAACGGAAAGACAGCCATTGTAACAGGAGCAGGATCGGGGATGGGGAAAGCGATTGCTCAGGCTTTCGCTAATGAAGGGGCTAATGTAACGTTTGCTGATTTAAATTATGAGTCTGCAAAAACAGCTGCAAGTTCAGCCGGTCTAAATCGAGTACAGGCCATTAAAGCCGATGTAACGAATGATACAGATGTTGCCAACCTTGTGAATCAAACATTGGAAGCATATCACGGATTAGATATTGTCATTAATTGTGCCGGTGTTCCACAATCCTTCACAGCTATTGAAGAATTAACCTTGGAACAATGGGATTTAATTATGAACGTGAATACAAAATCCATCTTTTTAACCTCTAAGTACGCTGTTCCGATCATGAAGCAACAAAAGAGCGGAAGTATTGTTAATATTGCTTCCATTGCTGGTATCAGAGCGAGACCCGGGTTAAACGCGTATTGTGCATCAAAAGGGGCAGCCATCATGCTGACCAAAGCATTAGCGCTTGAGTTAGCACCTTTTAATATTAGAGTAAATGCCATCAATCCTGGCCCGGCAGATACACCGATGATTGGAAAATTCCTTGTTGGGAATGAGCAGCAAAAAGAAGAGGGAATGAAAAAGATCTTTCAAGATAGTGTTCCATTGGGAAGATTAATTCAACCAGACGATATTGCCCAAGGCGCACTTTATTTAGCCTCCGATTTGGCTAAGATGGTGACCGGTGAGATCCTAAATATTGATGGAGGACGTGGGATATAA